A portion of the Carya illinoinensis cultivar Pawnee chromosome 11, C.illinoinensisPawnee_v1, whole genome shotgun sequence genome contains these proteins:
- the LOC122281610 gene encoding BTB/POZ domain-containing protein POB1-like isoform X2, with product MDDSTGGLANGSGTNFAFAFNDSKFSDRVLRIEIIRDSSVSTWEDIMKETDDEAAPGKDSLWSMDRATVLRVKTLHISSPILAAKSPFFYKFLSNDVRESEQQHVTLQIHASEEAALMDLLNFMYSNTLSTTTAPALLDVLMAANKFEVESCLRYCSRLLMNLPMTCESALLYLDLPSSVSMADGVQPLTNAAKQFLVVRYKDITKFRDEVLNLPLAGIEAVLSSDDLQVPSEDAVYEFVLQWARTHYPKLENRREILGSRLRHLIRFPYMTSRKLRKVSTCNDFDPALLTKLVLEALFFKAEAPHQQRSRAAEASATCRQYVVEFQLPRQQCIVYLDLKREECECLFPAGVAYSLPFQLGGRWFFLSAHCNLDQRGLHSFGLFLVILEKRSVSFTVEYEFAARSQPNKEFVSKHKGNCNFAGGKAVGYQNLFGITWTAFMADDSLYFINGVVHLRAELTIKQ from the exons ATGGACGACTCGACGGGTGGGCTCGCCAACGGCTCCGGCACGAACTTCGCGTTCGCCTTTAACGACAGCAAATTCTCCGATCGCGTCCTGAGGATTGAGATTATTCGCGATTCTTCTGTGTCCACATGGGAGGATATTATGAAAGAGACTG ATGATGAAGCTGCACCTGGTAAGGATTCATTGTGGAGCATGGACCGTGCAACAGTTCTTAGAGTCAAAACCTTACACATAAGCTCTCCAATTTTAGCAGCAAAGAGTCCATTTTTTTATAAG TTTCTTTCAAATGATGTTAGAGAGTCAGAGCAGCAACATGTAACTCTACAGATTCATGCATCTG AGGAAGCAGCCCTCATGGACCTTCTTAATTTCATGTACAGCAATACTTTGTCAACAACAACAGCTCCTGCACTGTTGGATGTGCTGATGGCTGCTAACAAATTTGAGGTTGAATCATGCTTGAGATATTGTAGCCGGTTATTAATGAACCTGCCAATGACTTGCGAGTCTGCATTGCTTTATTTAGATCTACCTTCTAGTGTTTCAATGGCTGATGGAGTTCAGCCATTGACTAATGCAGCAAAACAGTTTCTTGTTGTACGCTACAAAGACATAACCAA GTTTCGTGATGAGGTGCTAAACTTGCCCCTGGCTGGTATTGAGGCAGTATTGTCCAGTGATGATCTCCAAGTACCTTCAGAGGATGCTGTATATGAATTTGTGCTGCAATGGGCTCGAACTCATTACCCAAAACTTGAGAACCGAAGAGAGATCCTTGGCTCACGGCTTCGTCACCTCATTCGTTTTCCATACATGACCTCCCGAAAACTAAGGAAGGTTTCTACTTGCAATGACTTTGATCCTGCCCTGTTGACAAAACTTGTGCTTGAGGCTCTCTTTTTCAAGGCTGAGGCACCGCACCAGCAGCGCTCCCGTGCTGCAGAGGCCAGTGCCACCTGTCGGCAATAT GTGGTCGAATTTCAACTGCCCCGTCAGCAATGTATTGTTTACCTGGACCTGAAGCGGGAGGAGTGTGAATGTCTGTTTCCAGCTGGTGTTGCTTACTCACTGCCTTTTCAACTGGGTGGGCGATGGTTTTTCTTGTCAGCCCACTGCAACTTGGACCAACGAGGCTTACACAGCTTTGgactatttttggtgattctaGAGAAGCGATCAGTTAGTTTTACAGTTGAGTATGAGTTTGCAGCGAGGTCCCAGCCAAATAAGGAGTTTGTAAGCAAGCACAAGGGAAATTGTAATTTCGCAGGAGGGAAGGCCGTCGGGTATCAAAATCTGTTTGGAATAACCTGGACGGCATTCATGGCTGATGACAGCCTCTATTTTATCAATGGTGTTGTCCATCTAAGAGCTGAGCTTACCATCAAGCAATGA
- the LOC122282432 gene encoding uncharacterized protein LOC122282432 yields the protein MELDPDDQDKIIEELDLYRTSVGEFGHSLAIRQRDKLNPVAWWSQFGCEVPTLQKFAVRILSQCCSATGCERNWSTFDFIHSKKRNRLVHKRLNDLVFVRYNLKLRERSIKNGRDALNPINLENIDLMDEWVGEESELLDGEDLDWASIEEPLTSLNEEDVDNIGIDVDDGGDVDENILINMSNLAPYCLFDEDE from the exons ATGGAACTCGATCCTGATGATCAAGACAAGATCATTGAAGAACTTGACTTGTATAGGACTTCAGTAGGTGAGTTTGGACATTCTTTAGCAATCCGCCAGCGTGATAAGCTTAATCCAG TTGCATGGTGGTCCCAATTTGGTTGTGAGGTTCCAACGCTTCAAAAGTTTGCTGTTCGAATACTAAGTCAATGTTGTAGTGCAACTGGATGTGAGAGAAACTGGAGCACATTTGATTTTATTCATTCgaagaagagaaatagattAGTGCATAAACGTTTGAATGACTTAGTATTTGTTCGTTATAACTTGAAGCTGCGAgagag GAGCATAAAAAATGGAAGAGATGCTTTAAATCCAATCAATCTTGAAAACATTGACTTGATGGACGAATGGGTGGGTGAAGAATCGGAGCTTCTTGATGGAGAAGATTTGGATTGGGCAAGTATTGAGGAGCCATTAACCTCACTAAATGAGGAAGACGTTGATAATATTGGTATTGATGTTGATGACGGTGGTGACGTTGATGAAAATATCTTGATTAACATGTCGAATCTTGCTCCTTATTGTCTTTTTGATGAGgatgagtga
- the LOC122281610 gene encoding BTB/POZ domain-containing protein POB1-like isoform X1 encodes MDDSTGGLANGSGTNFAFAFNDSKFSDRVLRIEIIRDSSVSTWEDIMKETDDEAAPGKDSLWSMDRATVLRVKTLHISSPILAAKSPFFYKFLSNDVRESEQQHVTLQIHASEEAALMDLLNFMYSNTLSTTTAPALLDVLMAANKFEVESCLRYCSRLLMNLPMTCESALLYLDLPSSVSMADGVQPLTNAAKQFLVVRYKDITKFRDEVLNLPLAGIEAVLSSDDLQVPSEDAVYEFVLQWARTHYPKLENRREILGSRLRHLIRFPYMTSRKLRKVSTCNDFDPALLTKLVLEALFFKAEAPHQQRSRAAEASATCRQYVERAYKYRPIKVVEFQLPRQQCIVYLDLKREECECLFPAGVAYSLPFQLGGRWFFLSAHCNLDQRGLHSFGLFLVILEKRSVSFTVEYEFAARSQPNKEFVSKHKGNCNFAGGKAVGYQNLFGITWTAFMADDSLYFINGVVHLRAELTIKQ; translated from the exons ATGGACGACTCGACGGGTGGGCTCGCCAACGGCTCCGGCACGAACTTCGCGTTCGCCTTTAACGACAGCAAATTCTCCGATCGCGTCCTGAGGATTGAGATTATTCGCGATTCTTCTGTGTCCACATGGGAGGATATTATGAAAGAGACTG ATGATGAAGCTGCACCTGGTAAGGATTCATTGTGGAGCATGGACCGTGCAACAGTTCTTAGAGTCAAAACCTTACACATAAGCTCTCCAATTTTAGCAGCAAAGAGTCCATTTTTTTATAAG TTTCTTTCAAATGATGTTAGAGAGTCAGAGCAGCAACATGTAACTCTACAGATTCATGCATCTG AGGAAGCAGCCCTCATGGACCTTCTTAATTTCATGTACAGCAATACTTTGTCAACAACAACAGCTCCTGCACTGTTGGATGTGCTGATGGCTGCTAACAAATTTGAGGTTGAATCATGCTTGAGATATTGTAGCCGGTTATTAATGAACCTGCCAATGACTTGCGAGTCTGCATTGCTTTATTTAGATCTACCTTCTAGTGTTTCAATGGCTGATGGAGTTCAGCCATTGACTAATGCAGCAAAACAGTTTCTTGTTGTACGCTACAAAGACATAACCAA GTTTCGTGATGAGGTGCTAAACTTGCCCCTGGCTGGTATTGAGGCAGTATTGTCCAGTGATGATCTCCAAGTACCTTCAGAGGATGCTGTATATGAATTTGTGCTGCAATGGGCTCGAACTCATTACCCAAAACTTGAGAACCGAAGAGAGATCCTTGGCTCACGGCTTCGTCACCTCATTCGTTTTCCATACATGACCTCCCGAAAACTAAGGAAGGTTTCTACTTGCAATGACTTTGATCCTGCCCTGTTGACAAAACTTGTGCTTGAGGCTCTCTTTTTCAAGGCTGAGGCACCGCACCAGCAGCGCTCCCGTGCTGCAGAGGCCAGTGCCACCTGTCGGCAATATGTGGAGCGGGCATACAAATATCGCCCAATCAAGGTGGTCGAATTTCAACTGCCCCGTCAGCAATGTATTGTTTACCTGGACCTGAAGCGGGAGGAGTGTGAATGTCTGTTTCCAGCTGGTGTTGCTTACTCACTGCCTTTTCAACTGGGTGGGCGATGGTTTTTCTTGTCAGCCCACTGCAACTTGGACCAACGAGGCTTACACAGCTTTGgactatttttggtgattctaGAGAAGCGATCAGTTAGTTTTACAGTTGAGTATGAGTTTGCAGCGAGGTCCCAGCCAAATAAGGAGTTTGTAAGCAAGCACAAGGGAAATTGTAATTTCGCAGGAGGGAAGGCCGTCGGGTATCAAAATCTGTTTGGAATAACCTGGACGGCATTCATGGCTGATGACAGCCTCTATTTTATCAATGGTGTTGTCCATCTAAGAGCTGAGCTTACCATCAAGCAATGA
- the LOC122282433 gene encoding uncharacterized protein LOC122282433, with translation MTAIGPGFKGPSLYELRGNLLKMAVNEVQNYLQQIKKVWTETGCTLMADGWTNQKQQSIINFLVYCPKGTMFLKSVDTSGLRKDAETLFKIFDEVVQEIGVENLVQFITDNDASYKAAGKKLQQKYGSFYWSPCAAHCIDLMLENFCDPRYFPIIDDTIKKAKKITKFIYNHGWVLALMRQDFTKGHDLCHPAVTRFATNFLSIQCLLLFKKELRQMFTCDKWMGSSYSKSNIGKEIAGIVLEDKEFWAQYQFIVKISEPLVRVLRLVDGDEKPAMGYLYDAMERAK, from the coding sequence ATGACTGCCATTGGGCCAGGATTCAAGGGCCCTTCTTTATATGAGTTGAGGGGAAATTTGTTAAAGATGGCTGTGAATGAGGTTCaaaattatttgcaacaaattaAGAAGGTTTGGACTGAGACCGGTTGTACACTAATGGCAGATGGTTGGACAAATCAGAAGCAACAATCAATAATCAACTTTCTAGTTTATTGTCCGAAAGGTACAATGTTCTTGAAGTCTGTTGATACATCTGGCCTTAGAAAAGATGCTGAAACATTGTTTAAGATCTTTGATGAGGTTGTTCAAGAAATTGGAGTTGAGAATCTTGTGCAGTTCATTACTGACAATGATGCAAGTTATAAAGCTGCAGGAAAAAAGTTACAGCAGAAGTATGGCTCTTTCTACTGGTCCCCTTGTGCAGCTCATTGCATAGACTTGATGTTGGAAAATTTTTGTGATCCAAGATATTTTCCCATTATTGATGATACtataaaaaaggcaaaaaagataACAAAGTTCATATATAACCATGGTTGGGTTTTGGCATTGATGAGACAAGATTTCACCAAAGGTCATGATTTGTGTCATCCTGCAGTTACAAGGTTTGCgacaaattttttaagtatccaATGTTTGCTCTTATTTAAGAAAGAATTGAGACAAATGTTTACGTGTGATAAATGGATGGGGTCAAGTTATTCTAAGAGCAACATAGGGAAGGAGATAGCTGGGATTGTTTTAGAAGATAAAGAGTTTTGGGCTCAGtatcaatttattgttaaaattagTGAGCCTTTGGTTCGTGTTCTACGACTTGTTGACGGGGATGAGAAGCCGGCAATGGGATACTTGTATGATGCAATGGAAAGAGCCAAATAG